A stretch of Gammaproteobacteria bacterium DNA encodes these proteins:
- the lnt gene encoding apolipoprotein N-acyltransferase: MNSESGSRRGPSWPARFPAVADCVAAPAGAALVLAFAPFAWRPLAVLSPTVLLWLWLHSSPSRALWRGYLFGLGFFGFGVSWVFNSIHVFGEAPAALAALITASLILVMSLYPALTGYLVNRYIKAPPAISLLLAYPAVWTLAEWTRGWLFTGFPWLTIGQAQLDWPLAGVVPLLGATGAGWICMLTAGALVYVFIARGCRRWLAVAGIACLWVMAAWFGTLSWTAPQGEALTLTLVQGNIAQDDKMSADSRQPTLKLYRRLTRAHWDSDLIVWPETAVPTWYDQVADSFIEPLAREARRHDAALVTGVFVFDPRTGNAYNAVARLGEPPEFYFKRHLVPFGEYMPLRGWLQWMEGMLVIPMSDLSSGDGRPLLRLPHLDNLAVGISICYEAAYGTEVNDALPQAALLINVSNDAWFGDSLAPHQHLEIARLRAVETGRALLRATNTGISAIIDAQGEITARSPQFETRVLSGAAQPRSGMTPFSRWENWPVITLSLLSVLATLVLLRTRQDNARTNIS; encoded by the coding sequence ATGAACTCTGAGTCAGGCTCTCGACGCGGGCCGTCCTGGCCCGCGCGCTTTCCCGCCGTGGCCGATTGTGTGGCGGCGCCGGCGGGCGCGGCGCTGGTGCTGGCGTTTGCGCCGTTCGCGTGGCGTCCGCTGGCGGTGCTGTCGCCCACCGTGTTGTTGTGGCTGTGGCTGCACAGTTCACCGTCGCGGGCATTGTGGCGCGGGTATCTCTTCGGTCTGGGATTTTTCGGCTTTGGCGTATCGTGGGTCTTTAACAGCATTCACGTGTTCGGCGAGGCGCCGGCGGCGCTGGCCGCGCTGATTACGGCGTCGCTGATATTGGTCATGTCGCTGTATCCGGCGCTGACCGGCTATCTCGTCAACCGTTACATCAAGGCGCCGCCCGCGATCAGCCTGCTACTCGCATACCCTGCCGTCTGGACCCTGGCTGAATGGACGCGCGGCTGGCTGTTTACCGGCTTTCCGTGGCTGACCATAGGTCAGGCGCAACTGGACTGGCCCCTGGCGGGTGTGGTCCCGCTGCTGGGCGCGACCGGCGCGGGCTGGATCTGCATGCTTACCGCCGGCGCGCTGGTGTATGTGTTCATCGCGCGCGGTTGTCGCCGCTGGTTGGCGGTGGCGGGTATCGCGTGTCTATGGGTGATGGCGGCCTGGTTTGGTACGTTGAGCTGGACCGCGCCCCAGGGCGAGGCGCTGACCCTCACTTTGGTTCAGGGCAACATCGCGCAGGACGACAAGATGAGCGCTGACAGTCGGCAGCCGACCTTGAAGTTATACCGGCGGCTGACCCGCGCACACTGGGATTCGGACCTCATTGTGTGGCCGGAAACGGCGGTCCCGACCTGGTACGATCAGGTCGCCGACTCGTTCATCGAACCGCTGGCGCGCGAGGCGCGGCGGCACGACGCGGCATTGGTGACCGGCGTGTTCGTGTTCGATCCGCGCACCGGCAACGCTTACAACGCGGTTGCGCGCCTGGGCGAGCCACCCGAGTTTTATTTCAAGCGTCACCTCGTGCCGTTCGGCGAATACATGCCGCTGCGCGGGTGGCTTCAATGGATGGAGGGCATGCTGGTGATACCAATGTCCGATCTGAGCTCGGGCGATGGGCGGCCGCTGCTGCGCCTGCCGCATCTGGATAACCTGGCGGTGGGGATTTCCATCTGTTACGAAGCGGCCTACGGGACTGAGGTCAACGACGCGCTGCCTCAAGCGGCCCTGCTGATCAACGTCAGCAACGACGCGTGGTTCGGCGATTCGCTGGCGCCGCACCAGCATCTGGAGATCGCCCGGCTGCGCGCGGTGGAAACAGGTCGTGCGCTGCTGCGCGCGACCAACACTGGCATATCGGCAATCATTGATGCGCAGGGCGAGATAACGGCGCGCTCGCCGCAATTTGAAACGAGGGTGCTGAGCGGGGCGGCGCAGCCGCGTAGCGGCATGACGCCGTTCAGCCGCTGGGAAAACTGGCCCGTAATCACACTATCGCTGTTATCGGTGCTGGCCACGCTTGTCTTGCTGCGCACGAGACAAGACAATGCGCGCACGAATATAAGCTAG